The following are encoded together in the Pseudoalteromonas piscicida genome:
- the ilvA gene encoding threonine ammonia-lyase, biosynthetic: MVSQELDYFRAIIQANVAPLVEVTQVNQLEQMSAQLGNQIWLKREDQQPVYSFKLRGAYNKLRQLPKGSRVYTASAGNHAQGVALSATHLGQHATIVMPVTTPEIKVNAVRKLGGEVILHGHHFDAAKQYALDLCEAQSGVFVPPFDDKDVIIGQGTVARELIQQLDELDVVFIPVGGGGLLAGMAVYLKSLRPDIRIIGVEAEDSACLKAALEAGEPVELEQVGGFADGVAVKLIGTETFRLAQKFCDEVVTVNADEICAAVQDIFVETRATAEPSGALSTAGLKKWLVQTGEKGLSVAAILSGANLNFDRLRYIAERTALGAKHEALLGVTIPEEKGSFKRFCHSLGGRAITEFNYRYAGSGEAQIFVGVGLRNGQQELNELTASLHQNGYLFDDLSDNELAKLHVRYMVGGKPPSVMNERLLRFEFPEYPGALARFLDMLGCNWNITLFHYRNHGAAQGNVLAAFEVEPCDYDRFDEHLAKLAYQFQEETDNPCFTRFLYGEQLAKQKAG; encoded by the coding sequence ATGGTTTCCCAAGAGCTTGATTACTTTAGAGCCATTATTCAGGCGAATGTGGCACCGCTCGTTGAGGTAACGCAAGTTAATCAATTAGAGCAAATGTCGGCCCAGCTTGGTAACCAAATTTGGCTGAAAAGAGAAGACCAGCAACCGGTATATTCTTTCAAATTGCGTGGTGCGTATAACAAGCTACGTCAGTTGCCGAAAGGATCGCGGGTGTATACCGCTTCTGCGGGTAATCATGCTCAAGGGGTTGCACTAAGTGCTACACATCTAGGCCAGCACGCCACCATTGTAATGCCCGTGACTACGCCAGAGATCAAGGTTAACGCGGTTCGTAAGCTAGGTGGTGAAGTGATCTTACATGGCCATCACTTCGATGCGGCAAAACAGTACGCATTAGATCTTTGTGAAGCACAAAGCGGTGTTTTTGTCCCGCCATTTGATGATAAAGATGTGATCATCGGCCAAGGTACAGTGGCGCGAGAGTTAATTCAGCAACTTGATGAACTAGACGTCGTATTTATTCCCGTAGGGGGAGGAGGTTTGCTTGCGGGAATGGCGGTGTATTTGAAGTCACTTCGCCCTGATATTCGTATTATTGGAGTAGAGGCTGAGGACAGTGCATGCCTAAAAGCCGCGCTTGAAGCGGGAGAACCCGTGGAGCTTGAACAAGTCGGTGGTTTTGCGGACGGTGTGGCGGTTAAGCTTATTGGTACAGAAACCTTCCGGTTAGCACAAAAGTTCTGCGACGAGGTGGTCACGGTTAACGCCGATGAAATTTGTGCGGCGGTTCAAGACATTTTCGTTGAAACGAGAGCAACTGCAGAACCTTCTGGCGCGTTATCAACCGCGGGCTTGAAGAAATGGCTTGTGCAAACTGGTGAAAAGGGGCTGAGTGTTGCAGCTATCCTGTCAGGCGCTAATTTAAACTTCGATAGGTTGAGATATATCGCCGAAAGAACGGCGCTAGGTGCTAAGCATGAAGCATTGCTCGGGGTTACTATCCCTGAAGAAAAAGGCAGCTTTAAGCGTTTTTGTCACTCTCTTGGTGGTCGAGCGATCACCGAGTTTAACTATCGCTATGCAGGTTCCGGTGAAGCGCAAATTTTTGTAGGTGTCGGGCTTAGAAATGGCCAACAAGAGTTAAATGAGTTAACCGCCTCATTGCATCAAAATGGCTACCTGTTTGACGACTTATCTGACAACGAACTGGCAAAGTTACATGTGAGATATATGGTGGGCGGCAAACCGCCGAGTGTCATGAATGAACGTTTGCTACGGTTTGAATTTCCAGAATACCCAGGCGCACTGGCACGCTTTTTAGACATGCTAGGCTGTAATTGGAATATTACTTTATTTCATTATCGCAATCACGGTGCGGCACAAGGTAATGTGTTAGCTGCTTTTGAAGTCGAGCCCTGTGATTATGATCGTTTTGATGAACATCTTGCAAAGTTAGCGTACCAGTTTCAAGAAGAAACAGATAACCCATGTTTTACACGCTTTTTGTATGGCGAGCAGTTAGCAAAGCAAAAGGCTGGATAA
- a CDS encoding ABC transporter substrate-binding protein — protein MFHYYAALLLLLFNTQVVALEKVTLQLKWTHQFQFAGYYMAKEKGFYQEEGLDVHILPADPNNPNVDFLVLYGQAQFGVFHSGLLKQRLNGKPFVALAAVLQSSPYCWMVRADSDIYVPRDFQGKRLSHLGHTENGELLMMLQRAGVNTQNMRLYSGSEPLKDFIAGKFDAMQVYSTNEPYTVQQSGLSTREICPKQFGLNVYADVLFTTESVLENRPELVKSFRRASLKGWRYAMLHLEETLAITKQQYATQKPLEQLAFEAEKLREFIKVANIPIGTMSTAKWQWIAQLYHLDLSLFHEHKARFIYSEVKNEPPKLSWVLIIAAILTLVCIPMYIHLIFSRKYHQQLR, from the coding sequence ATGTTTCATTATTATGCTGCGTTACTACTCTTATTGTTTAACACTCAGGTTGTAGCCCTTGAAAAAGTCACACTACAGTTAAAGTGGACGCATCAATTTCAGTTTGCTGGTTACTATATGGCAAAAGAAAAGGGGTTCTATCAAGAAGAAGGGTTAGATGTTCATATTCTTCCTGCCGACCCCAATAATCCTAACGTTGATTTTCTCGTGCTATACGGCCAAGCACAGTTCGGTGTGTTTCACTCAGGCCTCTTGAAACAAAGGCTCAATGGTAAACCCTTTGTGGCACTTGCAGCCGTGTTACAGTCTTCTCCTTACTGTTGGATGGTGAGGGCTGACAGTGATATTTATGTTCCCCGTGATTTTCAGGGGAAACGCCTGAGCCATTTAGGCCACACTGAAAACGGCGAATTGCTCATGATGTTGCAACGTGCAGGCGTCAATACACAAAATATGCGCTTGTATTCAGGCAGTGAGCCACTGAAAGACTTTATCGCGGGTAAATTTGATGCGATGCAAGTTTATAGCACCAATGAGCCCTATACTGTGCAGCAAAGCGGTCTATCAACCCGTGAAATTTGCCCTAAGCAGTTTGGTTTAAACGTTTATGCTGACGTGCTCTTTACTACGGAAAGCGTACTAGAAAACCGTCCTGAGCTTGTTAAAAGCTTTCGTCGTGCGAGCCTTAAAGGTTGGCGATACGCTATGTTACATCTAGAAGAAACCTTAGCGATAACTAAACAGCAATACGCTACCCAAAAACCCCTAGAACAGCTCGCATTTGAGGCAGAGAAGTTAAGGGAGTTCATAAAGGTGGCTAATATTCCAATTGGAACAATGTCGACGGCAAAATGGCAATGGATAGCACAGCTATATCACTTAGATTTGAGTCTATTTCATGAGCACAAAGCGCGTTTTATTTATTCAGAAGTGAAGAATGAACCACCCAAATTATCTTGGGTGTTGATTATTGCAGCGATTTTGACATTGGTTTGTATTCCCATGTATATCCACTTAATTTTTTCTCGTAAATATCATCAACAATTACGCTAG
- a CDS encoding methyltransferase translates to MAIVEPSKRFQLLDKLLFDTRQYWQVVAFEHLTIPWPQLQSELLQLSDDAVSALDNDTDALFAFFSRHIPELEQLTALTALPQKVGHRDELPFWLSNGIKGRKLEQLQDFVAAVNETKASVLEWCAGKGHLGRMLSYHGAPEVNSIELQADLCRQGEESAKRQNLNLHFHCADVLKDDTHHHFIENRHGIALHACGELHRVFMRQAVANGMKKLSLSPCCYHLFTPPNYQAMSVEAQQSQLNLSHHDMKLALQETVTAPGRVAQVRKKEVSWRLGFDALRRELTTDKYYVSVPSVNKAIFSGEFSEFCYWAAEQKQLVLPDGIDFDQYERMGRERKQVTDRIELVRHLFRRAIEIWLVLDRVLYLQAAGYDVTLSTFCEKSLTPRNILIQAERQSENP, encoded by the coding sequence GTGGCCATTGTGGAACCGAGCAAACGCTTTCAACTTCTAGATAAATTATTATTCGATACCCGACAATATTGGCAGGTCGTTGCATTTGAGCATCTCACTATTCCTTGGCCACAACTGCAATCCGAACTACTGCAGCTAAGCGACGACGCAGTATCCGCATTAGACAATGACACCGATGCGCTCTTTGCTTTTTTTAGTCGCCATATTCCTGAACTTGAACAACTGACTGCCCTAACTGCACTACCGCAAAAAGTGGGTCACAGAGATGAGTTACCATTTTGGCTGAGCAATGGCATAAAAGGACGCAAACTGGAGCAACTCCAAGATTTTGTTGCCGCAGTAAACGAAACCAAAGCATCGGTACTAGAATGGTGCGCAGGTAAAGGTCATTTAGGCCGTATGCTCTCTTATCATGGCGCACCTGAAGTGAACAGTATCGAGCTGCAAGCAGATCTATGCCGACAAGGAGAGGAAAGTGCGAAGCGACAAAATCTAAACCTTCATTTTCATTGTGCCGACGTGTTGAAAGATGACACACATCACCACTTTATTGAAAATCGCCATGGCATTGCACTGCATGCATGTGGCGAATTGCATCGTGTATTTATGCGTCAAGCTGTGGCTAATGGCATGAAGAAGCTATCGCTCTCTCCGTGTTGCTATCACTTATTTACGCCACCTAATTATCAAGCCATGAGCGTTGAAGCACAGCAGAGCCAGCTCAATTTATCTCATCACGATATGAAGTTAGCGCTGCAAGAGACAGTTACAGCGCCTGGGAGAGTGGCGCAAGTACGTAAAAAAGAGGTAAGCTGGCGCTTAGGGTTTGACGCATTGCGCAGAGAACTCACCACAGATAAATATTATGTGAGTGTGCCTTCAGTCAATAAGGCCATTTTTTCGGGCGAGTTTAGTGAGTTCTGTTATTGGGCTGCTGAGCAGAAGCAACTCGTCCTGCCCGACGGAATTGATTTTGACCAATATGAACGTATGGGGCGTGAACGAAAACAAGTAACGGACAGAATTGAGTTAGTGCGGCACTTGTTTCGTCGCGCGATTGAGATCTGGTTGGTCCTAGATAGGGTTTTATATCTGCAAGCAGCTGGGTATGATGTCACCCTTAGTACTTTTTGTGAAAAGTCACTCACCCCAAGGAATATTTTGATACAGGCTGAACGTCAGTCGGAGAACCCTTAA
- the can gene encoding carbonate dehydratase, translated as MCNTSPSPLSHLLDNNKQWADRTNASDPEFFKKLSQQQNPDYLWIGCSDSRVPANEIVDLMPGELFVHRNVANVVVHTDHNCLSVMQYAVEVLKVDHIMVVGHYGCGGVQAVLDNAKFGLIDNWLRHVADVKEKHQAIIEQVSKAKQCAALCELNVIEQVRNVCQSNIVQDAWQRGQALTVHGWVYGLADGLLNEVVNAVADMEQLSHCYEKSLLGVNQRYC; from the coding sequence ATGTGTAATACGAGTCCCAGTCCGCTGAGTCACTTACTCGATAATAATAAACAGTGGGCAGATCGCACCAATGCCAGTGATCCCGAGTTTTTCAAAAAACTGTCGCAACAACAGAATCCAGATTATCTGTGGATTGGTTGCTCTGACTCTCGTGTGCCTGCCAACGAGATTGTTGATTTAATGCCCGGGGAGTTATTTGTTCACCGCAACGTGGCCAATGTCGTTGTGCATACTGATCACAACTGTTTGTCGGTCATGCAGTATGCGGTTGAGGTACTCAAAGTGGATCACATTATGGTGGTAGGTCACTATGGTTGCGGTGGAGTGCAAGCCGTACTGGATAACGCAAAGTTTGGTCTTATCGACAACTGGCTGCGTCATGTCGCTGATGTGAAAGAGAAACACCAAGCGATTATTGAACAAGTGAGCAAAGCAAAACAGTGTGCAGCCCTTTGTGAGTTAAATGTGATTGAACAGGTACGCAACGTGTGTCAGAGCAATATCGTTCAAGATGCCTGGCAGCGAGGCCAAGCTTTGACGGTACACGGATGGGTCTATGGTCTCGCTGATGGCCTCTTGAATGAGGTGGTGAACGCTGTAGCAGATATGGAGCAACTGTCACATTGCTATGAAAAGTCTCTGCTTGGCGTGAATCAGCGTTATTGCTAG
- the ubiK gene encoding ubiquinone biosynthesis accessory factor UbiK — MINPAKIEEIAKQISSNMPQGVKNLAETFEARTKQAIQSKLSEMDFVSREEFDIQSKVLIRTREKLVELEEKVAQLEAQLASQASDSQE; from the coding sequence ATGATTAACCCAGCCAAAATTGAAGAAATTGCTAAGCAAATTTCCAGTAACATGCCACAGGGCGTAAAGAATCTTGCTGAAACATTTGAAGCAAGAACGAAACAGGCGATCCAGAGCAAATTATCAGAAATGGATTTTGTTAGCAGAGAAGAATTTGATATTCAAAGCAAAGTGCTGATCCGCACGCGTGAAAAATTGGTTGAACTTGAAGAAAAAGTGGCGCAGTTAGAAGCACAACTTGCCAGCCAAGCATCCGACTCGCAGGAATAA
- the rep gene encoding DNA helicase Rep, which yields MKLNPKQDEAVKYISGPCLVLAGAGSGKTRVITNKIAYLVQQCEYKARNIAAVTFTNKAAKEMRERVAQTLGKQEAKGLWVSTFHTLGLEIIKKEVKTLGYKPGFSLFDDQDTSQLLSELTEKELERDKDLLNLLKMQIGNWKNELILPERAIREAREPQKALFAQLYARYQTQLRAYNALDFDDLIMIPTLLLNQSVDVRERWQQRFRYLLVDEYQDTNTSQYQLVKLLVGERARFTVVGDDDQSIYSWRGAKPQNLVLLSKDFPGLRLIKLEQNYRSAGRILKAANILIANNPHEFDKQLFSELGYGDPIRVIATRDEEHEAERVVAEIISHKFMKRTSYRDYALLYRGNHQARVFEKALMTNRIPYKISGGMSFFARSEIKDIMAYLRFLVNQDDDNAFLRIVNTPRREIGPVTLEKLGSFANEHHISLFAACFESELADRLAGRGLNALMGFARWVVELSDRATRGDTLEAVKDMIREINYEAYLYESSPSAKAAEMRMKNVSELYRWISDMLTGDADNPAMTLPEVVSKLTLRDMLERNEEEDDSDAVQLLTLHASKGLEYPHVFMVGMEEGLLPHQTSIDEDNVEEERRLAYVGITRAQQTLTLTYTKSRRQFGEQITPELSRFVQELPQDDLQIEGKKPVATQAERMEKGKSNVANLRAMLRRD from the coding sequence ATGAAGCTCAACCCAAAACAAGACGAAGCGGTAAAATACATCAGTGGTCCATGCCTTGTATTGGCAGGGGCGGGCTCTGGTAAGACGCGCGTTATTACCAATAAAATTGCCTACCTAGTGCAGCAGTGTGAATACAAAGCAAGGAATATCGCAGCGGTCACCTTTACCAACAAAGCGGCGAAAGAAATGCGTGAGCGGGTGGCACAAACTTTGGGTAAGCAAGAAGCTAAGGGTTTGTGGGTGTCGACATTCCATACTTTGGGGCTGGAAATCATTAAAAAAGAGGTTAAGACCTTAGGGTATAAACCAGGTTTTTCCTTGTTTGATGATCAAGATACTAGTCAATTGTTAAGTGAGCTCACTGAAAAAGAGCTTGAGCGTGACAAAGACTTACTCAACTTGTTGAAAATGCAGATTGGTAACTGGAAGAATGAGCTTATTCTACCAGAGCGCGCTATTCGAGAAGCGCGAGAGCCACAAAAAGCGCTATTCGCTCAGCTTTATGCGCGTTATCAGACGCAGCTCCGTGCTTACAATGCGTTAGACTTTGATGACCTAATCATGATCCCAACTTTGCTGTTGAATCAGTCGGTTGATGTGAGAGAGCGCTGGCAGCAACGTTTCCGCTATTTGCTGGTGGATGAGTATCAAGATACCAATACCAGCCAATATCAGTTAGTGAAACTACTGGTTGGTGAGCGCGCACGCTTTACTGTGGTTGGTGACGATGACCAGTCTATTTATTCATGGCGTGGCGCTAAACCGCAAAACTTAGTGTTGTTGAGCAAAGACTTTCCGGGCCTAAGACTTATCAAGTTGGAGCAAAACTACCGCAGTGCTGGGCGGATCCTAAAGGCCGCGAATATCCTTATCGCTAACAATCCCCATGAATTTGATAAACAACTGTTTAGTGAGCTGGGGTATGGCGACCCGATCCGTGTGATAGCGACTCGTGATGAAGAGCATGAAGCAGAACGTGTAGTCGCGGAGATCATTTCACACAAGTTTATGAAACGTACCAGCTATCGCGACTATGCATTGCTCTATCGGGGTAATCACCAAGCTCGAGTGTTTGAAAAGGCACTCATGACCAACCGTATTCCATACAAAATTAGTGGTGGCATGTCGTTCTTTGCACGCAGTGAAATCAAAGACATCATGGCTTATTTACGATTCTTAGTGAACCAAGATGATGACAACGCATTTTTACGTATCGTAAACACCCCAAGACGCGAAATTGGTCCTGTGACTTTAGAAAAGCTAGGTAGCTTTGCCAATGAGCACCATATCAGTCTATTTGCTGCGTGTTTTGAATCGGAGCTTGCGGATCGCTTGGCGGGTCGTGGCTTAAATGCATTGATGGGATTTGCGCGCTGGGTGGTTGAGCTTTCCGACCGAGCAACCCGCGGAGATACTTTGGAAGCGGTAAAAGATATGATCCGTGAAATTAATTACGAAGCTTATCTTTACGAGTCATCCCCAAGTGCGAAAGCGGCGGAAATGCGGATGAAAAACGTATCAGAATTATACCGTTGGATAAGTGATATGCTTACGGGAGATGCAGATAACCCGGCCATGACATTGCCAGAAGTGGTGAGTAAACTCACGTTAAGAGATATGCTTGAACGCAATGAAGAAGAGGATGATTCAGATGCGGTGCAGTTATTAACGCTACATGCGTCTAAAGGTCTCGAATATCCACACGTATTTATGGTGGGGATGGAAGAAGGGCTACTACCTCACCAAACGAGTATCGACGAAGATAATGTCGAAGAGGAGAGGCGCCTGGCCTACGTTGGCATAACTCGAGCTCAGCAAACCTTAACATTGACCTATACCAAGAGTCGTCGTCAATTTGGCGAGCAGATCACCCCAGAGCTGAGTCGCTTTGTTCAAGAGTTGCCGCAAGATGATTTACAAATTGAAGGGAAAAAGCCTGTGGCGACACAGGCAGAGCGAATGGAAAAAGGTAAGTCTAACGTTGCGAATTTGCGGGCAATGCTAAGACGGGACTGA
- a CDS encoding diguanylate cyclase domain-containing protein produces MEEPQQQVKRLSRRTARLESLLKKYKRKSQLQYTLIQLSEQASTVAELTLLYPAIHNILSQYLPSKSFYVVLQNRFTQALELSYFVDEKDGISVPLHEAHHFKDGVTGFVFKTGETVYLTKDDMLSRANAGEFKIMGSQAEHWVGVPIYRDGAIIGVMVSQSYEAEQVYSDHQVELLEVMSLYLATAIERVKKRELLESEVKIRTRALMQSNEALNKEIENRKRALERQQILFKISELATQFSDIDDVYQQVHDIIRSITFADNLYIALYDKETNWLTFPYSVDEKTSYNPRPFAKGYSELVIRTEQSQLIDNTRAKALALEGTVERPAGYNHKLAATSWLGAPLKTATGVIGLIACQAYEHKHEFNYDDVELISFVSNQIASVLQTHLANQALKISHQQLEHRVAEKTKELQQANLHLQMQMEERKKIEQQLYHDAHHDSLTGLPNRSLFLTQLEKTLKKHHRYPEDNFAVLFIDLDKFKDINDELGHQAGDQFLVWVAQSFSECIREHDLLARLAGDEFVILLDHLTDRQQAEDVAKRIIKVMQQPFCLKGVCMQSGASIGITYSNKLYRNTDEIIRDADAAMYYAKNAGRGRYEFYHPLLTANSNAQKHQEQHHLDKLPTHFRCTEVVNWSDSAQPIGFLEAFGEHPVLGSTNFDILKKFAAEKSQLLEIELHLLNKTQEIARSRDEDMLFGCSAMLLESTHFEALKQQLKRRDKTLCLLFEESEIRFASSQQILNLRALADMGIPIGLNNFGKDRCDLTLISQVDFTYLLLSSTFSKRVLQQTSYEVQLQGILAVTKVKNIRVIARGPAILNFRSLLEKHGLQLFFGKQEILDKGSERVAFIQSFDNESVPS; encoded by the coding sequence TTGGAAGAGCCACAACAGCAGGTTAAGAGACTATCTCGGCGAACCGCCAGATTAGAGTCTTTACTCAAAAAATATAAAAGAAAGTCTCAACTTCAATACACATTAATTCAGTTATCAGAACAGGCTAGCACTGTTGCTGAGCTTACCCTGTTGTATCCCGCAATCCACAATATTCTATCTCAATATTTACCTAGTAAAAGCTTTTATGTCGTCCTGCAAAATCGTTTTACTCAAGCACTTGAGTTGTCGTATTTTGTTGATGAGAAAGACGGTATTTCGGTCCCACTTCATGAAGCACATCACTTTAAAGATGGTGTGACTGGCTTTGTATTTAAAACCGGTGAAACCGTTTATCTCACCAAAGACGACATGCTATCGCGAGCCAATGCTGGCGAGTTTAAGATAATGGGCAGTCAAGCAGAGCACTGGGTGGGTGTACCTATCTATCGCGATGGCGCAATTATTGGCGTTATGGTGTCGCAAAGTTACGAAGCCGAGCAAGTCTACAGCGATCATCAGGTTGAATTGCTTGAAGTAATGTCACTGTATTTAGCTACGGCGATTGAACGCGTTAAAAAGCGTGAGTTACTAGAGTCTGAAGTGAAAATCCGCACGCGGGCACTAATGCAAAGTAATGAAGCACTGAATAAAGAGATAGAAAACCGCAAACGCGCGCTAGAAAGGCAGCAAATCCTATTCAAGATTTCTGAATTAGCAACCCAGTTCTCCGATATTGACGATGTTTACCAGCAAGTTCACGACATTATTCGTTCTATTACTTTTGCCGATAACCTCTATATAGCACTTTACGATAAAGAAACGAATTGGCTTACCTTCCCGTATAGTGTTGATGAAAAAACCAGTTATAACCCTCGCCCATTTGCAAAAGGGTATAGTGAGCTGGTCATTCGCACTGAACAAAGCCAGTTGATAGACAATACCCGTGCCAAAGCCTTAGCACTCGAGGGCACAGTAGAGCGTCCCGCAGGCTATAACCACAAGCTTGCTGCAACAAGTTGGCTTGGTGCACCATTAAAAACGGCTACTGGCGTCATCGGCCTGATTGCGTGCCAGGCTTATGAGCACAAACACGAATTTAATTATGATGATGTTGAACTGATCTCTTTTGTTTCTAATCAGATTGCCTCTGTACTACAAACGCATCTAGCAAACCAAGCACTAAAGATCAGTCACCAGCAGTTAGAACATCGAGTTGCGGAAAAAACCAAAGAGCTACAGCAAGCCAATTTACATCTGCAAATGCAGATGGAAGAGCGCAAAAAGATTGAGCAGCAGCTTTATCATGATGCCCACCATGATTCACTCACGGGTCTACCAAATCGTAGTTTGTTTTTAACTCAGCTCGAAAAAACGCTGAAGAAACATCATCGTTATCCCGAAGATAATTTTGCAGTTCTGTTTATCGATTTAGATAAGTTTAAAGACATTAATGATGAATTAGGTCACCAGGCAGGCGATCAATTTTTAGTGTGGGTAGCTCAGTCGTTCTCAGAGTGCATTCGTGAACACGATTTACTAGCACGACTTGCAGGTGATGAATTCGTGATCTTACTTGATCACCTAACCGATCGTCAGCAAGCGGAAGATGTCGCCAAACGTATTATCAAAGTTATGCAGCAACCTTTCTGTTTGAAAGGGGTATGCATGCAGAGCGGTGCCAGTATTGGTATCACCTATAGTAATAAGCTATACCGTAACACCGATGAAATTATCAGAGATGCCGATGCAGCAATGTATTATGCTAAAAACGCTGGGCGTGGTCGCTATGAGTTTTATCACCCATTGCTTACCGCAAACTCAAACGCTCAGAAGCATCAAGAGCAACATCACTTAGATAAGCTCCCTACCCATTTCCGCTGCACGGAAGTCGTGAACTGGTCTGATAGCGCTCAGCCCATTGGCTTTTTAGAAGCCTTTGGCGAACATCCGGTGTTAGGCAGTACAAATTTTGACATTCTAAAAAAATTTGCCGCAGAAAAATCTCAGCTCCTTGAAATTGAATTGCACCTACTCAATAAAACACAAGAGATAGCCCGCAGCCGCGATGAGGATATGCTATTTGGCTGCTCAGCAATGTTACTAGAAAGCACACATTTTGAAGCCTTAAAGCAGCAGCTAAAACGGCGAGACAAAACGCTTTGCCTGCTCTTCGAAGAGAGCGAAATTCGCTTTGCTTCTAGCCAGCAGATATTAAATCTTAGAGCCTTAGCTGATATGGGGATCCCAATCGGGCTGAATAACTTTGGTAAAGATCGCTGCGATCTAACCCTGATCAGCCAAGTTGACTTTACCTATCTCTTATTAAGCTCGACGTTTAGTAAACGCGTCCTGCAACAAACGAGTTATGAAGTTCAATTGCAAGGTATTTTAGCGGTTACGAAGGTTAAGAATATTAGGGTCATTGCCCGCGGTCCTGCGATTTTAAACTTTAGAAGCTTACTAGAAAAGCATGGCTTGCAGCTGTTTTTTGGCAAGCAGGAAATACTGGATAAGGGCAGCGAACGTGTGGCCTTTATCCAGAGTTTTGATAACGAATCAGTCCCGTCTTAG
- a CDS encoding c-type cytochrome, which yields MKKLSAALLLLSTAAVAQPYDNSLTEEAIKKRLQPIGSVYLAGAESAAEAEPSGPRSGEQVYQAACFACHGTGALGAPKTADDWAPRLAKGSDVLLDHAINGFNAMPPRGTCMNCSDDEIAAAIDFMTSK from the coding sequence ATGAAAAAACTTTCAGCAGCACTTTTATTGCTATCAACAGCCGCAGTTGCGCAACCATACGACAATTCTTTAACTGAAGAAGCGATTAAAAAACGCCTTCAGCCTATCGGCTCAGTATATTTAGCTGGCGCTGAGAGTGCAGCAGAAGCCGAGCCATCAGGCCCTCGCTCGGGTGAGCAGGTTTATCAAGCAGCATGTTTTGCTTGTCACGGCACTGGTGCACTAGGCGCCCCAAAAACAGCTGACGATTGGGCTCCTCGCCTAGCAAAAGGCTCAGACGTACTATTGGACCACGCAATTAACGGCTTTAACGCAATGCCTCCTCGCGGTACTTGTATGAACTGCTCGGATGATGAGATTGCAGCAGCAATCGATTTCATGACAAGCAAATAA
- the elbB gene encoding isoprenoid biosynthesis glyoxalase ElbB, protein MKKVAVILSGCGVFDGAEIHESVLTLLNLEKAGASYQCFAPNIDQFHVINHITGEEQDERRNVLIEAARIARGEIADLETLNADEFDALVLPGGFGVAKNLSDFAFKGADSTILECVKRVCREFNHQQKPIAYLCIAPALIAHIHTPGTLATIGNDVDTAAAINTLGAKHVDCEVTEIVVDDNEKVISTPAYMLASSIVEAATGIEKAVTKLIEMA, encoded by the coding sequence ATGAAAAAAGTAGCGGTAATTTTAAGTGGCTGTGGTGTGTTCGACGGTGCCGAGATCCACGAGTCAGTATTAACACTACTCAATCTCGAAAAGGCAGGGGCAAGCTATCAGTGCTTTGCACCTAATATTGATCAATTCCATGTGATCAATCACATCACCGGTGAAGAACAAGATGAGCGTCGTAATGTCCTGATAGAAGCCGCCCGAATTGCACGCGGAGAAATTGCAGATCTGGAAACATTAAATGCTGATGAATTTGACGCTTTAGTATTACCGGGTGGTTTTGGCGTAGCAAAGAATCTTTCCGATTTCGCCTTTAAAGGCGCAGACTCTACGATTCTTGAGTGCGTAAAACGCGTATGTCGTGAGTTCAACCATCAGCAAAAGCCAATAGCTTATTTATGTATTGCGCCAGCACTCATCGCCCATATCCATACACCAGGTACACTCGCGACCATAGGTAATGATGTTGATACCGCAGCTGCAATTAACACGCTTGGCGCAAAACACGTGGACTGTGAAGTGACTGAAATCGTCGTTGATGATAATGAAAAAGTGATTAGTACACCGGCATATATGCTGGCATCATCAATCGTCGAAGCCGCGACTGGTATCGAAAAGGCAGTGACGAAACTCATCGAAATGGCCTAG